The window TTTAAAAGCGGTTCTCGCTCAAGAGGCCAGATAACGGATTTGAGTTCCACATTTTCCGGCAGATTATCCACAGTCTCAATAAGAAAAGCCACCCGCACGGAACGCCCCAAAGGCACGAGAACCCGCTGTCCTTCCATGAGTTCGGGAAGGTCGGCGGGTGCTTCGTATGTGTAAATTGAATATGGTGGGCTGGCGAGACAGGCCTGCCAGAGAGTTGTCATTTTTATTCCGATTTATTGAGTCTGAGACATTTTTTCAAAAATTCGTAAACCTGACCGGAAGGAACTCCGCATCCCTTGGACTTTTTAACCGCAACCGGAGAAAAGACCACAGGCGAAATCTTCTTGCGAATACTCTTCCACTGGATATTGAAATCAAGGATATCATCACCCATTTTCAAAGTCCCGGTGTGAGGCAGCATGAATCCGGCAAATTTGGAAAAAGTACCGAAACTTATTTCCTGCTGCGGACCCAGTACAATCTTAAGCGGTGAAAAATTTTCATTATTAAACCAGATTTGAGGAGAGGTTTCATCCCCCTGCTCCGCGCCGAAAACAAAAGCCGGGGTATTATCGTAAAACCCGTAACTCTTGGTTGCATTGGTCACCCCGATGGACATCCAGTCCGAAACCGGATCATCCGGGGCCCAAAATTGAAGCATAGACGGGGGCATCCCAGCGTCAGCAGGACATTGGGCAATGGTCTTAAAATACTGTCCTACAGATTTTGCCTCAACAGTAGCATTGCTGCCCGCTTCGGAAAATGTCTGCTGCCAATGATCATGCCCGCGCTTAATGACAAGGGTTGTTCCCGGTTCTGAAGGAAAGGTCAATTCAGCTTCATATGAAGTCAATGCACCGTATTTCTGGTACATTGTCTCATCGATTTCCTCGTCAGACGGAAAAAAAGCCCTTGCCGGGCTGCTGCAAAACAGACTCACGGCAAGGACTGAAAGTATCACATAAGTATTTAAATTCTTTACGAACAAGACAAAAGCTCCCGCAATCTGGCTACAACGTCATCACGCAGCCCCTCGTCCTGAAGGGCGAAGTAAACATTTGCGGTAAGATAATCTACCCAGTCCCCGGCGTCAAACCTTTGTCCGCGAAGTTTCACGGCCAGCAGTTTGTTATCCTGAGCCAGACCCTGCAAAGCGTCGGTGAGCTGAATTTCTCCACCCACACCCGGCTCAAGTCTTTCCAGATGATCAAAAATCTCAGGCAGCAGAACATAACGCCCTACAATTGCCAGCCTCGAAGGAGCCTGACCGATAGGGGGTTTTTCCACCAGAGAACGGACTCTGTACATGCCCGGCGCAAATTCCTCACCCTGAATAATTCCGTAACGATCCACCTTGTTGTCAGGCACTTCAATAACGCCGACAACAGCCATATTTTCGGTACGGGCAGCATCAATCAGCTGCTTGATACCCGGCTCAAGGCCGAACATAAGGTCATCACCGACCATTACAGCAAAGGGATCGTTCTTGCAGACTTCCTTGGCACAGAGAACAGCATGACCCAAGCCAAGCTGTTTTTTCTGACGCACGGAAATGATATTAACCATCTCCGCCACCTTTCTCACTTCTTCAAGGGCCTCGGTCTTTCCGCCGCGCTCAAGTACATCCTCAAGGGAGAGGTTGTAATCAAAGTGGTCTTCAATGATCTTTTTGTTCTGGTTGTTAATAAAAACAACATCGGTCAGTCCGCTGGACATGGCCTCTTCAACCACGTGCTGCACAACGGGCTTTTTGAAAATCGGCAGCATTTCCTTGGGAATGTTCTTGGTGGCAGGCAATGATCTTGTACCCCATCCAGCAACCGGAACAATAACTTTTTTGATGACCATTGATCATATCTCCTTGAAAAGATTCGGTCTTATCTTGCGACCGAAGGAATTATCAACGTAAATGTTCTTCCAGAACTCCTGCAAGCTCGGAAGTATAAAGTTCAACCTTGGAACTGTCTTCCGCTTCCACCATTACTCTGGCTACGGATTCAGTTCCTGAATAACGCAACAGCACACGCCCTTTTCCGGCCAATTCCTGCTCGACCTGCTTGAGAGCATCCTGCACAGCCGGAACCTCTTCAAAAGGCCTTTTCCGCTTAACGTGAACATTCTGTAATTTTTGCGGATAAAGTTCAAGCAGTCCGGAAAGTTCGGAAAGCGGTCTGTTCTTCGCACACAGTATACGCAATAACTGTAAGGCTGCAAGCAGACCATCACCTGTGGTACTGAATTCTTTAAAAATAAGATGGCCGGACT is drawn from Desulfovibrio sp. JC022 and contains these coding sequences:
- the galU gene encoding UTP--glucose-1-phosphate uridylyltransferase GalU, with translation MVIKKVIVPVAGWGTRSLPATKNIPKEMLPIFKKPVVQHVVEEAMSSGLTDVVFINNQNKKIIEDHFDYNLSLEDVLERGGKTEALEEVRKVAEMVNIISVRQKKQLGLGHAVLCAKEVCKNDPFAVMVGDDLMFGLEPGIKQLIDAARTENMAVVGVIEVPDNKVDRYGIIQGEEFAPGMYRVRSLVEKPPIGQAPSRLAIVGRYVLLPEIFDHLERLEPGVGGEIQLTDALQGLAQDNKLLAVKLRGQRFDAGDWVDYLTANVYFALQDEGLRDDVVARLRELLSCS